From the Conger conger chromosome 14, fConCon1.1, whole genome shotgun sequence genome, one window contains:
- the usp21 gene encoding ubiquitin carboxyl-terminal hydrolase 21, whose amino-acid sequence MPDGSATTVEISCQTLCRTLVTNNGLQQESVDISKSVLYTSLMGLLLVANKESEISQELGSGQVGLLNVGNTCFLNSIVQCLSHTRGLRDYCLTKTYQKEIGSSKEPKLMNAFSQVLADLWGANRSDAPVHPGKFYNIFKESVPYFSGYSQQDAQEFLRFLLDRLHSEINRCPPHLPPRNAPPDSLYAKIRMEEEADKMWAKYLERDDSRIVDLFSGQLRSSLHCSICSHYSTTFDVFCDLSLPIPKKSISGGVVSLKDCLELFSQEENLDKEDAPMCERCGRRTESTKRLTIQRFPPVIVLHLNRFTMSRYSICKSTTSVSFPLTRLDLGPYGPAGTGPVLYNLYAVCNHSGTVNMGHYTAYCLQESGWFCYNDSSVTPIPECHIQSNQAYVLFYQLDSRRCSTQRK is encoded by the exons ATGCCGGACGGAAGTGCAACAACCGTGGAAATCTCCTGCCAGACCCTGTGTCGCACCTTGGTCACCAATAACGGCCTTCAGCAAGAAAGCGTGGACATCTCCAAGTCGGTGCTCTATACGTCACTAATGGGGCTACTGCTGGTCGCCAACAAAGAG AGTGAAATCAGTCAAGAACTTGGTAGTGGACAGGTTGGGCTTCTCAACGTGGGAAACACA TGCTTCCTTAACTCTATAGTTCAGTGCTTGTCCCACACGCGTGGTCTGAGAGATTACTGCCTGACCAAGACCTACCAAAAGGAAATAGGCTCCAGCAAAGAACCCAAATTAATGAACG catTCTCTCAGGTGCTGGCAGACCTGTGGGGCGCCAACAGATCTGATGCACCAGTGCATCCTGGGAAGTTCTACAACATCTTTAAAGAATCTGTGCCTTACTTCAGTGGCTACAG TCAGCAGGATGCTCAGGAGTTTCTCCGCTTCCTGCTGGACCGGCTGCACTCTGAAATCAACCGCTgcccccctcacctgcccccccgGAATGCCCCCCCTGACTCCCTGTATGCAAAGATCAG aATGGAAGAGGAAGCAGATAAGATGTGGGCCAAATATCTTGAGAGAGATGACAGCAGGATTGTGG ATCTTTTCTCAGGTCAGCTACGCAGTTCCCTCCATTGTTCCATCTGCTCTCACTACTCCACAACCTTCGATGTCTTCTGTGACCTGTCACTGCCCATCCCCAAG aagagcatttctgggGGAGTTGTTTCACTGAAAGACTGCCTTGAGCTCTTCTCCCAAGAGGAAAATCTTGATAAGGAGGATGCACCT ATGTGTGAGAGGTGTGGCAGACGCACGGAGAGCACCAAGAGGTTGACCATTCAGAGGTTTCCACCAGTCATTGTCCTGC ACCTGAACCGTTTCACCATGTCGAGGTACTCCATCTGCAAAAGTACCACATCTGTGTCCTTCCCTCTGACCCGGCTGGACCTGGGCCCCTATGGACCAGCGGGCACTG GACCGGTCCTGTATAAcctgtatgcagtgtgtaacCACTCCGGCACGGTCAACATGGGACACTACACTGCCTACTGTCTCCAGGAGTCTGGTTGGTTCTGCTACAATGATTCCAG cGTAACACCTATCCCTGAATGCCATATACAGTCCAATCAGGCCTATGTGCTTTTCTATCAGCTGGACAGCAGAAGATGCAGCACACAGAGAAAGTGA
- the LOC133109312 gene encoding rho-related GTP-binding protein RhoA-C-like produces MAAIRKKLVIVGDGACGKTCLLIVFSKDQFPEVYVPTVFENYVADIEVDGKQVELALWDTAGQEDYDRLRPLSYPDTDVILMCFSIDSPDSLENIPEKWTPEVKHFCPNVPIILVGNKKDLRNDDHTRRELAKMKQEPVKPEEGRDMAHRINAFGYLECSAKTKDGVREVFEMATRAALQAKKRGKKNACLLL; encoded by the exons ATGGCTGCGATCCGTAAGAAGTTGGTGATCGTTGGGGATGGTGCCTGTGGGAAGACCTGTTTGCTCATTGTCTTCAGCAAGGACCAGTTCCCCGAGGTGTATGTGCCCACAGTGTTTGAGAACTACGTGGCAGACATAGAGGTGGACGGCAAACAG GTGGAGCTGGCTCTGTGGGACACGGCAGGGCAGGAGGACTATGAcaggctccgccccctctcCTACCCCGACACTGATGTCATCCTCATGTGCTTCTCAATCGACAGCCCCGACAGCCTGG aaaatattccGGAGAAGTGGACGCCGGAGGTGAAGCACTTCTGTCCCAACGTTCCCATCATCCTGGTGGGGAACAAGAAGGACCTGCGGAATGACGATCACACGCGCCGGGAGCTGGCCAAGATGAAGCAG gagccGGTAAAGCCAGAAGAGGGCCGCGACATGGCGCACCGCATCAATGCGTTCGGCTACCTGGAGTGCTCGGCCAAGACTAAGGACGGCGTGCGGGAGGTTTTCGAAATGGCCACCAGGGCAGCGCTGCAAGCCAAGAAGCGCGGAAAGAAGAACGCCTGTCTGCTGCTATAG